TTCCGGACCAACCTGGGCCGAATTGTCTTCTGTGATCGATATGACGGATGACGATGGACCCGTGGTTATCCGTGAGGGACAGGGAGATGTTAATTGGTGTACACCCTGACTCTTTTGGGGTGATTATCCCAAATGTATTTCAAAAGACGCACTTATACTAATTAAACTTCAAACAGCGCGTTATCTCCTTCATCTTTTCCAGTTCTGCTGTACTTAAAATTTTTCCCATAGCAACCGCTATGCTCAAAATTTGAAGCTTGCTGAACAGAAAAATATTTTGAACCTATACGTGCCCTCTGAAGTCCAATTGGTATTACTTCTTTATCTTTTTTAGTATTACTCCGGGCCACGGAGCATCTGATACATGGCATCCCAGGGTGGTAGAATGATCGGTTTCTTGGCCATGGCATCCAGCGTTTTTCTATCCAGATATTTTTTTTGCAGGATAACCCCATACAGATATTGATCGAACCAGGCATCATCCATAAGCCAATACCCATCTTTACCCCGGTCTGTACCCCATGAATTTTCCACCTTCCATTGTCTGGCTTGCTTATCAACCACATCAACACCAATAAAGACCATCGCGTGAGTCGGAATTGATTCTCCATAAAGGATCTGCTCACTCTTCGTCAGGTTAAAATCCACACCAAGCAACGCCTTGTAATCATAAATGCCTCTCACCATAAGCCCCTCAGATCCCAAATGCTCCTGTCCTACATCACAGGCAAACCAGACTGGTTCATCATCCAGCACAGCCTTCAATGTTTGAGCTTTAATAACCGGGAGAGGCAGATTTAACACTGACATATCCGGTCTTTCAATCATATCCCTGTCCAGCGTGATGCTGTAGGTCTGATAGTATTCCTTGGTCGGATTCTGGAGGAGGTAAACATAATCAGCCAGGTCCTGTTTGACCACTCCATCTCTGAATTGCAGAGGAGTGAAACGCTTTGGCTTGCTCACTTTTTCATCTTCATCTTCATATTGCCAAACAAAAGATTGTGGCGGTTCACCCAGGGATAGTGCTAAAATTCGATAAATATCTGACATTGTCTGCTGATGAATTGTCATCCGCGCTTTTGCGTCAGCTGCAATTCG
This is a stretch of genomic DNA from Candidatus Neomarinimicrobiota bacterium. It encodes these proteins:
- a CDS encoding C1 family peptidase, with protein sequence MKRSFLLVLCLMLTLSFAQEFKALSPADIASFAKTFGSNDNNLARQNALANNSIKSLSVDRATRIKQQHFFSDKIKVGGISNQKGSGRCWLFAGLNILRPGVIDRYDLENFEFSQNFLFFYDKLEKSNLFLNQMISMRERDIHDRELEFLLDSPIGDGGQWNMVVDLVAKYGVVPMTAMPETYASSHTGEMNNLLRKRLRKAAAGIRIAADAKARMTIHQQTMSDIYRILALSLGEPPQSFVWQYEDEDEKVSKPKRFTPLQFRDGVVKQDLADYVYLLQNPTKEYYQTYSITLDRDMIERPDMSVLNLPLPVIKAQTLKAVLDDEPVWFACDVGQEHLGSEGLMVRGIYDYKALLGVDFNLTKSEQILYGESIPTHAMVFIGVDVVDKQARQWKVENSWGTDRGKDGYWLMDDAWFDQYLYGVILQKKYLDRKTLDAMAKKPIILPPWDAMYQMLRGPE